From the Acidovorax carolinensis genome, one window contains:
- a CDS encoding YhdP family protein produces MIDPLNRPTRLLRFVAGFARWSLGCLLVLWLLLAVGWGALHGWIVPRIGEFRPQLEAQAARALGVPVRIGSITARSEGLIPSVELLDVALLDAQGRAALQLPRVVVALSPRSLLNRGFEQLYIERPDLDIRRQADGRIVVAGLTFSETAGADNAAADWLFSQGEVVIQGGTLRWTDELRGAPELALEEVDVLLRNSSWQHNMRIAATPPPAWGERFTLTGRFRAPLLRARDGNWQHWSGQLFADFSRVDVSRLRHHADVGFEVAQGRGAVRAWADVQRGRIVGGTADLLLTDVNATLGPQLKALALPSIEGRLGGRRLEGGFEFYTEGLQFVTDDGLVWPGGNLRLHYTGAAGKAPAQGELRADRLDLAALAQIGSRLPLGKAAHTALQTYTPQGLVNEVHTTWRGPLDALQQYQVRGKVTGLALAAGEPDAGNSVPGLRGASVDIDMTHAGGKASLAIASGALVLPGVFEDPVLPLDQLSAELRWQVDGQRLAVQASNVRFSNADAQGELRASWHTSDASQAPRFSRFPGVMDLTGTLVRADGTRVHRYLPQSIPAESRHYVRDAILSGSASNVQFRVKGDLHDLPFNDPRQGDFRIAARVKDVTYAYVPPRLQPGGALPWPALTQLAGELVFERSSMQVRGATGGFAGTPGVRLAKVEAQIPDLSHSVVAVNADARGPLSELLTILRTSPLSRMTGHALDQASGTGNADLQLRLSLPISDIEKSKVQGSVVLAGNEVQITPETPLLSRARGIVQFTDTGFSVNGVQARALGGDLRLEGGMRALAAGAGPTESAVQVRAQGTATAEGLQQARQLGMLAQLARSATGSAPYTLALAFRRGIPEIRVTTTLQGMGLTLPAPLAKTADSLLPVRYETQVARESLAAVMAGTAPPPLRDQLTLDLGSLGSVSYQREHQGNQTRVVRGAIGIGLAAGESAPMPMDGVAANIRAAHVDVDAWEKVLTQATTTDAGTPATATQADSAAQDYLPTTAAVRAQTLTVQGRALHNLVVGGSRDGSTWRANLDADELNGYLEYRQAGTRDNPAGRVFARLARLKLPQSTATQLEALLDEQPGTMPALDIVVDDFELRGRQLGRVEIEAQNLGGDVAQREWRLGKFNIMTPEATFTGSGNWALVAGSERAPRRRTVMNFQLDIRDSGDLLARFGMEKVVRRGKGRMQGQVAWIGAPMSPDYRSMTGQINLNVESGQFLKADPGLAKLLGVLSLQSLPRRLTLDFRDVFSEGFAFDFVRGDVRIEQGVAITNNLQMKGVNAAVLMEGSANIDHETQDLHVVVVPEINAMTASLVATAINPVIGLGSFLAQVFLRGPLIEAATQEFQIGGTWTDPNIVRISRRSRESGSAPVPSGAAQLPGKTPAPPAAGEPS; encoded by the coding sequence ATGATCGATCCATTAAATCGCCCCACACGCCTGTTGCGATTCGTCGCCGGGTTCGCGCGATGGTCGCTGGGTTGCCTGCTGGTCCTGTGGCTGCTGCTGGCCGTCGGGTGGGGAGCTTTGCATGGCTGGATTGTGCCGCGTATCGGCGAGTTTCGCCCGCAACTGGAGGCGCAGGCAGCGCGGGCGCTGGGGGTACCGGTGCGCATCGGGTCCATCACGGCGCGTTCCGAAGGGTTGATCCCCTCCGTCGAGCTTCTGGACGTGGCGCTGCTGGATGCCCAAGGGCGAGCCGCGCTGCAACTGCCGCGCGTGGTGGTGGCACTGTCTCCGCGCTCGCTGCTCAACCGGGGGTTCGAGCAGCTCTACATCGAACGCCCCGACCTTGACATCCGCAGGCAGGCGGACGGCCGCATTGTGGTGGCGGGCCTCACTTTCTCGGAGACTGCGGGCGCGGACAACGCCGCCGCAGACTGGCTGTTTTCGCAGGGCGAAGTCGTCATCCAGGGTGGCACGCTGCGCTGGACCGACGAGCTGCGCGGCGCACCCGAGCTGGCGCTGGAAGAGGTCGATGTGCTGCTGCGCAACAGCAGCTGGCAGCACAACATGCGCATCGCGGCCACGCCACCGCCGGCCTGGGGTGAGCGGTTCACGCTGACCGGGCGGTTTCGCGCGCCGCTGCTGCGTGCACGCGATGGCAACTGGCAGCACTGGAGCGGCCAGCTGTTTGCCGATTTCTCGCGCGTGGATGTCTCCCGCTTGCGCCACCATGCCGATGTGGGCTTTGAGGTGGCGCAAGGCCGTGGCGCCGTTCGCGCCTGGGCCGACGTTCAGCGCGGCCGGATTGTGGGTGGCACCGCCGACCTGTTGCTGACCGACGTCAACGCCACGCTGGGGCCCCAGCTCAAAGCCCTGGCGCTGCCCTCCATCGAAGGCCGGCTGGGCGGCCGGCGGCTGGAAGGCGGCTTCGAGTTTTATACCGAGGGCCTGCAGTTTGTGACCGACGATGGCCTGGTGTGGCCAGGGGGCAACCTGCGCCTGCACTACACGGGGGCCGCGGGCAAGGCACCCGCCCAGGGCGAGCTGCGCGCGGACCGCCTGGATCTTGCCGCGCTGGCCCAGATCGGCAGCCGCCTGCCACTGGGAAAGGCCGCCCACACCGCACTGCAGACCTACACCCCGCAGGGGCTGGTCAACGAAGTACACACCACCTGGCGCGGCCCGCTGGATGCCTTGCAGCAATACCAGGTGCGCGGCAAGGTCACGGGGCTGGCCCTGGCCGCCGGCGAACCGGATGCGGGCAACAGCGTTCCCGGTCTGCGCGGCGCCAGTGTGGACATCGACATGACGCATGCCGGCGGCAAGGCCAGCCTGGCCATCGCGTCGGGTGCGCTGGTTCTGCCGGGGGTCTTTGAAGACCCTGTGTTGCCGCTGGACCAGCTGAGTGCGGAGCTGCGCTGGCAAGTGGATGGGCAACGCCTGGCGGTGCAGGCCAGCAATGTGCGGTTTTCCAACGCGGACGCTCAGGGCGAGCTGCGCGCCAGCTGGCACACCAGCGACGCCAGCCAGGCCCCCCGTTTTTCACGCTTTCCCGGCGTGATGGACCTGACGGGCACACTGGTGCGCGCCGACGGCACCCGCGTGCACCGCTATCTGCCCCAATCCATCCCGGCCGAATCGCGCCACTATGTGCGCGATGCCATCCTGTCGGGCAGCGCCAGCAACGTGCAGTTCCGGGTAAAGGGCGACCTGCACGACCTGCCTTTCAACGATCCCCGGCAGGGAGATTTCCGCATTGCAGCCCGCGTCAAGGATGTGACCTACGCCTACGTTCCACCCCGGCTGCAACCCGGCGGCGCGTTGCCCTGGCCGGCGCTGACGCAACTGGCGGGCGAACTGGTGTTCGAGCGCTCGTCCATGCAGGTGCGCGGCGCCACCGGTGGTTTTGCCGGCACGCCGGGCGTGCGTCTGGCCAAGGTGGAGGCGCAGATTCCCGATCTGTCCCACTCCGTGGTCGCGGTCAACGCCGATGCGCGCGGGCCGCTGTCCGAACTGCTGACCATCCTGCGCACCTCCCCGCTATCGCGCATGACAGGCCATGCGCTCGATCAGGCCAGCGGCACGGGCAATGCCGATTTGCAGCTGCGACTGAGCCTGCCGATCAGCGATATCGAAAAATCCAAAGTGCAGGGCAGTGTGGTGCTGGCGGGCAATGAGGTGCAGATCACACCCGAAACGCCCCTGCTGTCGCGCGCACGCGGCATCGTGCAATTTACCGACACCGGGTTCTCCGTGAATGGCGTGCAGGCGCGCGCGTTGGGTGGGGACTTGCGCCTGGAGGGCGGAATGCGTGCGCTGGCGGCCGGCGCTGGCCCAACCGAGTCCGCCGTGCAAGTGCGGGCGCAAGGCACGGCCACTGCCGAGGGGCTTCAGCAGGCGCGGCAGCTGGGCATGCTTGCGCAGCTGGCGCGCAGCGCTACCGGCAGCGCGCCCTACACACTTGCGCTGGCTTTTCGCCGGGGCATTCCCGAGATACGGGTCACCACCACCTTGCAGGGAATGGGCCTCACGTTGCCCGCACCGCTGGCCAAGACCGCAGATTCCCTGCTGCCAGTGCGCTATGAGACCCAGGTGGCCCGCGAATCCTTGGCCGCGGTCATGGCAGGTACGGCCCCGCCGCCCCTGCGCGACCAGTTGACCCTGGACCTGGGCTCGCTGGGATCGGTCAGCTACCAGCGGGAGCATCAGGGCAACCAGACGCGCGTGGTGCGTGGTGCCATCGGCATCGGTCTGGCCGCCGGCGAATCCGCGCCCATGCCGATGGACGGCGTGGCGGCCAACATCCGCGCGGCACACGTTGACGTGGACGCCTGGGAAAAGGTGCTGACACAGGCAACCACCACCGACGCCGGCACCCCTGCCACCGCCACCCAGGCAGACAGCGCGGCGCAAGACTATCTGCCCACTACCGCCGCCGTGCGCGCGCAGACGCTCACTGTGCAGGGGCGCGCATTGCACAACCTGGTCGTTGGCGGCTCGCGGGACGGCTCCACCTGGCGTGCCAACCTGGACGCCGATGAGCTCAACGGCTATCTCGAATACCGGCAGGCCGGCACCCGTGACAACCCGGCGGGCCGCGTGTTTGCCCGGCTGGCGCGCCTGAAGCTGCCCCAAAGTACCGCCACGCAGCTCGAAGCACTGCTGGACGAGCAACCCGGCACGATGCCCGCGCTGGACATCGTGGTGGACGACTTTGAGCTGCGCGGCCGCCAGCTCGGGCGTGTGGAGATCGAAGCGCAAAACCTGGGCGGGGATGTGGCCCAGCGCGAGTGGCGGCTGGGCAAGTTCAACATCATGACGCCGGAAGCCACCTTCACCGGCAGCGGCAACTGGGCGTTGGTGGCGGGCAGCGAACGGGCGCCGCGCCGCCGCACGGTCATGAACTTCCAGCTCGACATTCGCGATTCCGGCGATCTGCTGGCCCGTTTTGGCATGGAAAAGGTGGTGCGCCGCGGCAAGGGGCGCATGCAAGGGCAGGTGGCCTGGATAGGTGCGCCCATGAGCCCGGACTACCGCTCCATGACGGGGCAGATCAACCTGAATGTGGAGTCTGGCCAGTTCCTCAAGGCCGATCCGGGGCTTGCCAAGCTGCTCGGTGTGCTCAGCCTGCAGTCGTTGCCACGCCGCCTGACGCTCGATTTCCGCGACGTCTTCAGCGAGGGTTTCGCGTTCGATTTCGTGCGGGGCGACGTGCGCATCGAGCAGGGTGTCGCCATCACCAACAACCTGCAGATGAAGGGGGTCAACGCAGCCGTGCTCATGGAGGGCAGTGCCAACATCGACCACGAAACCCAGGACCTGCATGTGGTGGTCGTCCCCGAAATCAATGCCATGACGGCTTCGCTGGTCGCCACCGCCATCAATCCGGTCATCGGACTGGGCAGCTTTCTGGCCCAGGTTTTTCTGCGCGGTCCGCTGATCGAGGCCGCCACCCAGGAATTTCAGATTGGGGGCACCTGGACGGATCCGAATATCGTGCGCATTTCGCGGCGCAGCCGGGAATCGGGCAGTGCCCCCGTGCCCTCGGGGGCCGCACAATTGCCCGGCAAGACGCCTGCGCCCCCCGCGGCCGGAGAACCCTCATGA
- the glnE gene encoding bifunctional [glutamate--ammonia ligase]-adenylyl-L-tyrosine phosphorylase/[glutamate--ammonia-ligase] adenylyltransferase, with protein MSTSSTEFSGSAPDSAGLAGYSRFFQRLHRRYAQDLALLPAGAPDKASMEQAFAALQERGCDTATALRVLRQLVMERLIRLDCEAQAPLSDITRAVTELAEFALDRACLHASRELDSRHGAPLAPDGQPVPLWVIGMGKLGARELNVSSDIDLIYVYAQDGETAGNPEGRGRISNHEYFAHAVKIIYSLVGDTTEHGFVFRVDLALRPHGNSGPAAVSLAALEDYLQVQGREWERFAWLKSRVVAPQSCIGGAEVLALRSVVLPFVFRRYLDYSVFDALRTLHRQIREHAAKRSAGHPERANDVKLSRGGIREIEFTVQLLQVVRGGQFPELRRRPTLDALQRLAQAGLMPQETADALARAYVFLRRVEHRIQYLDDQQTHVLPTRDDDLAWIARTMGYGDSCGFLHELDAHRELVAQEFDTLLGGNGKRECNGGGCGGPRAVTAPPPELEGLLEQLPAGFRERVAEWRTHPRVIALRDEARARLFRLIQRTAQWLGEGRVTEEAAVRLVNWLEPLLRRESYLALLLERPSVHEQLLHLLGAARWPARYLLQHPGVIDELVGNALLAERFVVADFERELALRLASLRSTGEDDDETLLNLLRRAQHAETFRTLARDVEHRITVEQVADDLSALADSVLRISAQWCWSRLKNRHRETPQFAIIGYGKLGGKELGYGSDLDIVFVFDDDDERAPEIYAAFVRKLINWLTVKTGEGDLYEIDTALRPNGNSGLLVTSFDAYAAYQQQRGSNTAWTWEHQAMTRARFVLGSAALQARFDAVREAVITSPRDPVALRAEIVSMRERVRSAHRTREGQFDVKHSPGGMVDAEFAVQYLVLAHSAQHPELVGNVGNIALLQRAEQVGLLPAGVGQAAADAYRELRRVQHRARLDEVPTEVAPPALQAEQRAVLALWQAVFGDSPVRAAT; from the coding sequence ATGTCCACCTCTTCCACTGAATTTTCGGGTTCCGCCCCTGACTCGGCCGGCCTGGCCGGGTACTCGCGTTTTTTTCAGCGCCTGCACCGCCGCTACGCACAGGATCTGGCTTTGTTGCCGGCAGGGGCGCCTGATAAAGCATCCATGGAACAGGCCTTTGCGGCGCTGCAGGAGCGCGGGTGCGACACAGCAACCGCCCTGCGCGTGCTGCGCCAGCTGGTCATGGAGCGGCTGATCCGGCTCGATTGCGAAGCCCAGGCCCCGCTGTCGGACATCACCCGCGCCGTCACCGAACTGGCCGAGTTCGCGCTGGACCGGGCGTGCCTTCACGCCAGCCGCGAACTGGACAGCCGCCATGGGGCTCCGCTCGCACCCGACGGACAGCCGGTGCCGCTGTGGGTGATCGGCATGGGCAAGCTTGGCGCGCGGGAGCTCAACGTGTCCAGCGACATCGACCTCATCTACGTCTATGCGCAGGACGGCGAAACAGCCGGCAACCCGGAGGGGCGCGGCCGCATCTCCAACCACGAGTATTTTGCCCATGCGGTGAAGATCATCTACAGCCTGGTGGGCGATACCACCGAGCACGGTTTCGTTTTCCGGGTGGACCTGGCGCTGCGGCCCCATGGCAATTCCGGTCCCGCCGCCGTGTCGCTGGCCGCGCTGGAGGACTACCTGCAGGTGCAGGGGCGCGAGTGGGAGCGGTTTGCCTGGCTCAAGAGCCGCGTGGTGGCACCGCAAAGCTGCATTGGCGGTGCCGAGGTGCTGGCGCTGCGCAGCGTGGTGCTGCCGTTCGTATTCCGCCGCTATCTGGATTACAGCGTGTTTGATGCGCTGCGCACCCTGCACCGCCAGATCCGCGAACATGCTGCCAAGCGCAGCGCCGGCCATCCGGAGCGCGCCAACGATGTGAAGCTGTCGCGTGGCGGTATCCGCGAAATTGAATTCACCGTGCAGTTGCTGCAGGTGGTGCGCGGCGGGCAGTTTCCCGAACTGCGTCGCCGGCCCACGCTGGATGCCCTGCAGCGCCTTGCGCAGGCCGGGCTCATGCCGCAGGAAACAGCCGATGCGCTGGCGCGGGCGTATGTGTTTCTGCGCCGTGTGGAGCACCGCATCCAGTACCTGGATGACCAGCAAACCCATGTGCTGCCCACGCGCGACGACGATCTGGCCTGGATTGCCCGCACCATGGGCTATGGCGACAGCTGCGGTTTTCTGCATGAGCTCGATGCCCACCGTGAACTGGTGGCGCAGGAGTTCGACACGCTCTTGGGTGGCAATGGCAAGAGGGAATGCAATGGCGGCGGATGTGGCGGGCCGCGTGCGGTCACCGCGCCCCCGCCCGAGCTGGAAGGCTTGCTCGAACAGTTGCCTGCCGGTTTTCGCGAGCGGGTGGCCGAGTGGCGCACCCATCCCCGCGTGATCGCGTTGCGCGACGAGGCCCGCGCGCGGCTGTTCCGGCTGATCCAGCGCACGGCGCAGTGGCTGGGCGAAGGCCGCGTCACCGAAGAAGCGGCCGTGCGCCTCGTCAACTGGCTCGAGCCCCTGCTGCGGCGCGAAAGCTATCTGGCCTTGCTGCTGGAGCGCCCCTCGGTGCATGAGCAGCTGCTGCACCTGCTGGGCGCCGCCCGATGGCCCGCTCGCTACCTGCTGCAACACCCGGGTGTCATCGATGAGCTGGTGGGCAACGCGCTGCTGGCCGAGCGCTTTGTGGTGGCGGATTTCGAGCGCGAACTGGCCCTGCGGCTGGCGTCGCTACGGTCCACCGGAGAGGACGACGACGAAACCCTGCTCAACCTGTTGCGCCGCGCGCAGCACGCGGAAACCTTCCGCACGCTGGCCCGCGATGTGGAGCACCGGATCACGGTAGAGCAGGTTGCCGATGACCTCAGCGCGCTGGCAGACAGCGTGCTGCGCATTTCCGCGCAGTGGTGCTGGAGCCGTCTCAAAAACCGGCACCGCGAAACGCCGCAGTTTGCCATCATTGGCTATGGCAAGCTCGGTGGCAAGGAATTGGGCTATGGCAGCGATCTCGACATCGTTTTCGTGTTCGACGATGACGACGAACGGGCCCCCGAGATCTATGCCGCGTTTGTGCGCAAGCTCATCAACTGGCTCACGGTCAAGACGGGCGAGGGCGATCTGTACGAAATCGACACGGCCCTGCGGCCCAACGGCAATTCCGGCCTGCTGGTCACCAGTTTCGATGCCTACGCGGCCTACCAGCAGCAACGCGGCAGCAACACGGCATGGACCTGGGAGCACCAGGCAATGACGCGGGCGCGCTTTGTACTGGGCAGTGCCGCCTTGCAGGCGCGGTTTGATGCGGTGCGTGAAGCCGTGATCACGTCGCCGCGCGATCCCGTCGCCTTGCGCGCCGAGATCGTGTCCATGCGCGAGCGCGTGCGTTCGGCCCATCGCACGCGCGAGGGGCAGTTTGACGTGAAGCACAGTCCGGGCGGCATGGTGGATGCCGAGTTTGCCGTGCAGTACCTCGTGCTGGCGCATTCGGCCCAACACCCTGAACTGGTGGGCAACGTAGGGAATATCGCATTGCTGCAGCGCGCCGAACAGGTGGGTTTGCTGCCTGCCGGTGTGGGCCAGGCGGCGGCCGACGCCTACCGCGAGCTGCGGCGTGTGCAGCACCGGGCACGGCTCGACGAGGTGCCGACCGAGGTGGCGCCCCCCGCGCTGCAGGCAGAGCAGCGCGCAGTGCTGGCGCTCTGGCAGGCGGTTTTTGGCGATAGCCCGGTGCGTGCCGCGACCTGA
- a CDS encoding glutathione peroxidase — protein MLAGAAAHAGEAQACPATLQHTFERLQDEKPQSLCQYSGKVVLIVNTASYCGFTGQYKGLEELYARYKDKGLVVLGFPSNDFSQESGSNQQIADFCENTFGVKFPMFAKSSVKGPEASPLYRQLAQLSGSAPRWNFHKYLLGRNGQLVDSYSSLTAPDSKGLVRAIEQQLAAPQPR, from the coding sequence ATGCTGGCGGGCGCAGCGGCGCATGCGGGCGAGGCGCAGGCCTGCCCGGCCACGCTGCAGCACACCTTCGAGCGGCTGCAGGACGAAAAGCCGCAGTCGCTGTGCCAGTACAGTGGCAAGGTGGTGCTGATCGTCAACACCGCCAGCTACTGCGGTTTCACCGGCCAGTACAAGGGGCTGGAGGAGCTCTATGCCCGCTACAAGGACAAGGGCCTGGTGGTGCTCGGGTTTCCATCCAACGATTTTTCCCAGGAAAGCGGCAGCAACCAGCAGATTGCCGATTTTTGCGAAAACACTTTTGGCGTGAAATTTCCCATGTTCGCCAAGAGCAGCGTCAAGGGCCCCGAAGCTTCGCCGCTGTACCGCCAGCTCGCGCAGTTGTCGGGCAGCGCGCCGCGCTGGAACTTTCACAAATACCTGCTGGGGCGCAACGGCCAGCTAGTGGACAGTTATTCCAGCCTCACGGCACCCGATAGCAAGGGCCTGGTCCGCGCCATCGAACAGCAGCTCGCGGCTCCCCAACCCCGGTGA
- a CDS encoding carbon-nitrogen hydrolase family protein, with the protein MKVAALQMVSGTQRSDNLAMARRLLEQAAAAGAELAVLPEYFCTMGLRDTDKLAWQETPGDGIVQTFLALAAQELQMWVVGGTLPMQTADPARVRNTTLVYAPSGHCVARYDKIHLFRFDNGHEHFDEGRVIEAGATPVQFDLPSRTGHTWRIGLSVCYDLRFPELYRLHASAGADLLLVPSAFTHTTGQAHWELLLRARAVENLAYVLAPAQGGLHENGRQTWGHSMLVDPWGLVVNARAQGPGVVLGELDAGRVRQVRAQLPALEHRVL; encoded by the coding sequence ATGAAAGTGGCAGCCCTGCAGATGGTCTCTGGCACGCAGCGCAGCGACAACCTGGCCATGGCCCGCCGCCTGCTGGAGCAGGCCGCCGCGGCAGGGGCCGAACTGGCCGTGCTGCCCGAGTACTTTTGCACCATGGGCCTGCGCGACACCGACAAGCTGGCATGGCAGGAAACCCCGGGCGATGGGATTGTGCAGACGTTTCTCGCCCTGGCCGCACAGGAGCTGCAGATGTGGGTGGTAGGCGGCACATTGCCCATGCAGACCGCCGATCCGGCGCGCGTGCGCAACACCACGCTGGTGTATGCGCCCTCGGGCCACTGCGTTGCGCGCTACGACAAAATCCACCTTTTCCGGTTTGACAACGGACACGAGCATTTTGACGAGGGCCGGGTGATCGAGGCCGGGGCCACGCCGGTGCAGTTTGACCTGCCATCGCGTACCGGCCACACCTGGCGCATCGGGCTGAGCGTTTGCTACGACCTGCGCTTTCCCGAGCTGTACCGCCTGCACGCCAGTGCAGGAGCCGACCTGCTGCTGGTGCCCAGCGCCTTCACCCACACCACCGGGCAGGCCCACTGGGAACTGCTGCTGCGCGCGCGCGCAGTGGAGAACCTGGCCTATGTGCTGGCCCCTGCGCAGGGCGGACTGCACGAAAACGGTCGCCAGACATGGGGGCACAGCATGCTGGTCGATCCCTGGGGGCTGGTCGTCAACGCACGGGCGCAGGGCCCGGGCGTGGTGCTGGGAGAGCTCGATGCCGGGCGCGTGCGCCAGGTACGCGCGCAGCTGCCCGCACTGGAGCACCGCGTCCTGTGA
- a CDS encoding NAD(P)/FAD-dependent oxidoreductase, giving the protein MKIAIIGSGISGLSVAHQLRGQADVTLYEAGDYFGGHTHTVDVTLPDASGAPVTHGVDTGFLVFNERTYPHLIRLLADLGVETAQSDMSFSVQVPGALGGTGGRRTLEWSGTNLSTVFAQRSNLLNPRFLGMLRDLLRFNQLCTRIAEKQADAALMQPLGDFLQQHRFDDAFRDWYFLPMLGCIWSCPTDQMLKFPVATMIRFCHNHGLIQVSNRPQWWTVAGGARNYVDKIVAGIADKRLNTPVHRIERDAAGVRVVTAGHTEHFDKVVLATHSDQSLALLAQPTPQERAVLGSIRYQANRAVLHTDTSVLPARRAAWAAWNYERAQQRSRESARVCLHYLINQLQPVPFAQPVVVSLNPVRDIAPEHVIGSYEYAHPVFDMAAIRAQQQVGKLQGQQHTWFCGAWTGYGFHEDGLKSGLAVAEQLLAARPAPLAEAA; this is encoded by the coding sequence ATGAAGATTGCCATCATTGGCTCCGGCATCTCCGGCCTTTCGGTTGCGCACCAGTTGCGCGGCCAGGCGGACGTTACCCTGTATGAAGCGGGCGACTATTTTGGTGGCCACACCCACACCGTGGATGTCACGCTGCCCGATGCTTCAGGGGCCCCCGTCACCCATGGCGTGGACACCGGGTTTCTGGTGTTCAACGAGCGCACCTATCCTCATCTCATCCGCCTGTTGGCAGACCTCGGCGTGGAAACCGCCCAATCTGACATGTCGTTCTCGGTGCAGGTACCGGGCGCGCTAGGAGGCACAGGTGGCCGCCGCACGCTGGAGTGGAGCGGCACCAACCTCAGCACCGTGTTTGCCCAGCGCTCCAACCTGCTCAACCCGCGTTTTCTGGGCATGCTGCGCGATCTGCTGCGCTTCAACCAGCTGTGCACGCGCATTGCAGAAAAGCAGGCCGACGCCGCGCTGATGCAGCCACTGGGCGATTTCCTCCAGCAGCACCGCTTTGACGACGCCTTCCGCGACTGGTACTTCTTGCCCATGCTCGGCTGCATCTGGAGCTGCCCCACCGACCAGATGCTCAAATTCCCCGTGGCCACCATGATTCGGTTCTGCCACAACCACGGCCTCATCCAGGTCAGCAACCGCCCTCAGTGGTGGACGGTGGCCGGTGGTGCGCGCAACTACGTGGACAAGATCGTGGCAGGCATCGCCGACAAGCGCCTGAACACCCCTGTGCACCGCATCGAACGCGATGCAGCCGGTGTGCGCGTGGTGACCGCAGGCCACACAGAGCACTTTGACAAGGTGGTGCTGGCCACGCATTCGGACCAGTCACTCGCGCTGCTGGCCCAGCCCACCCCGCAGGAGCGCGCCGTGCTGGGCTCCATCCGCTACCAGGCCAACCGCGCCGTGCTGCACACCGACACCTCGGTGCTGCCTGCGCGCCGCGCTGCCTGGGCCGCGTGGAACTACGAGCGCGCCCAGCAACGCAGCCGCGAGTCGGCCCGCGTGTGCCTGCACTACCTCATCAACCAGCTGCAGCCCGTGCCCTTTGCCCAGCCCGTGGTGGTGTCGCTCAACCCGGTGCGCGACATTGCGCCCGAGCACGTCATCGGCAGCTACGAATACGCCCACCCGGTGTTTGACATGGCGGCCATCCGCGCGCAGCAGCAGGTGGGCAAGCTGCAAGGACAGCAGCACACCTGGTTTTGCGGCGCCTGGACGGGCTATGGGTTTCATGAAGACGGCCTCAAATCGGGCCTGGCCGTGGCCGAGCAACTGCTGGCCGCCAGGCCCGCACCGCTGGCGGAGGCCGCATGA